A region from the Mycolicibacterium phlei genome encodes:
- a CDS encoding zinc-binding dehydrogenase — MTYRNRKIQISEVPVPEPGPGQLLVRTLACGICASDHHYVDHPEVNAADKSGMRVDAPDRDVIMGHEFCAEIVDYGPDCQRSLPIGTRVTSIPALIGADSMRIVGYAPDSPGGYGEYFVLTEFMARAVPDDIPVEHIAVNDAIAVGWYYSRIGMQHVVDRGTAHLVIGCGAIGASVIAGLKLLGAQTIVAADYSASRRETALALGADVVVDPAEESPYAVWRRAAWGSPDEVHNQMWQMGLPSQVVYECAGVKGVLTDIIENCAAGAHILSAGGSHIDEIPSAVAHLKGLNIQWGGGPEFDDWYGCLDMIVEGRLDPRPFIGETITLDALPDAFERARSSSSPLRIIWKADHV, encoded by the coding sequence ATGACGTATCGGAACCGGAAGATCCAGATCAGCGAGGTTCCCGTGCCGGAGCCCGGACCCGGCCAACTCCTGGTCCGCACCCTCGCCTGCGGAATCTGCGCGTCCGACCACCACTACGTCGACCATCCGGAGGTCAACGCCGCCGACAAGTCCGGCATGCGCGTCGACGCCCCCGATCGGGACGTCATCATGGGCCACGAGTTCTGCGCGGAGATCGTCGATTACGGGCCCGACTGCCAGCGGAGCCTGCCGATCGGAACCCGGGTGACCTCGATACCCGCGCTCATCGGCGCGGACTCGATGCGCATCGTCGGGTACGCGCCCGACTCCCCGGGCGGATACGGCGAGTACTTCGTGCTCACCGAGTTCATGGCACGCGCGGTGCCCGACGACATCCCCGTCGAACACATCGCGGTCAACGATGCGATCGCCGTCGGCTGGTACTACAGCCGCATCGGCATGCAGCACGTCGTCGACCGCGGCACCGCCCATCTGGTGATCGGCTGCGGTGCCATCGGCGCCTCGGTGATCGCAGGCCTGAAACTGCTTGGCGCACAGACGATCGTCGCCGCCGACTACTCCGCCTCCCGCCGCGAGACCGCCCTGGCCCTGGGCGCCGACGTGGTCGTCGACCCGGCTGAGGAGTCGCCGTACGCGGTGTGGCGGCGCGCGGCGTGGGGTTCCCCCGACGAGGTCCACAACCAGATGTGGCAGATGGGCCTGCCCTCCCAGGTTGTCTACGAATGCGCGGGAGTCAAGGGCGTGTTGACCGACATCATCGAGAACTGCGCGGCCGGTGCGCACATCCTGTCCGCGGGCGGCTCACACATCGACGAGATCCCCTCGGCGGTGGCCCATCTCAAGGGGCTGAACATCCAGTGGGGCGGCGGTCCGGAGTTCGACGACTGGTACGGCTGCCTGGACATGATCGTGGAGGGCAGGCTCGATCCCCGGCCGTTCATCGGGGAGACGATC